One part of the Gemmatimonadaceae bacterium genome encodes these proteins:
- a CDS encoding N-6 DNA methylase: protein MFEQAFRNIDDVLRKEAGCTTELDYTEQTSWLLFLKYLDGLEQDHAEAATLDGKKYGFILEKAYRWEIWAAPKTKDGKLDHNKAQTGDDLRDFVDKKLIPYLHAFKERASGPNTIEYKIGEIFGEIKNKIQSGYNLREIIDHIDELRFRSQAEKHELSHLYEAKIKNMGNAGRNGGEYYTPRPLIRAMVQVVKPEIGERIYDGACGSAGFLCEAYDYLKKTHPKRTTAQDRTLQERTFYGKEKKSLAYVIAIMNMILHGIEAPNILHTNTLTENLADVQEKDRYDIVLANPPFGGKERPEVQQNFPIRTGETAYLFLQHFIKLIKAGGRGAVVIKNTFLSNTDNASVSLRKNLLESCNLHTILDCPSGTFIGAGVKTVVLFFEKGTPTRKIWYYQLEPGRNMGKTNPLNDADLAEFVALQGARGDSPKSWTVAAKDVNQSTFDLSVKNPNGGEVVAHRRPVDIMDAIAALDAESADVLASIRALL, encoded by the coding sequence ATGTTTGAGCAGGCCTTCAGGAACATCGACGACGTCCTCCGTAAGGAAGCCGGCTGTACGACCGAGCTGGACTACACCGAGCAGACGTCGTGGTTGTTGTTCCTCAAGTATCTCGATGGCTTGGAGCAGGACCACGCCGAGGCCGCCACGCTGGATGGGAAGAAGTACGGCTTCATCCTGGAGAAAGCATACCGGTGGGAGATCTGGGCTGCGCCCAAGACCAAAGACGGGAAGCTCGACCACAACAAGGCGCAGACCGGCGATGATCTTCGCGACTTCGTGGACAAGAAGCTCATCCCCTACTTGCACGCGTTTAAGGAGCGCGCCAGCGGGCCGAACACGATCGAGTACAAGATCGGCGAGATTTTTGGTGAGATCAAGAACAAGATCCAGAGCGGCTACAACCTGCGCGAAATCATCGATCACATCGATGAACTGCGATTTCGCTCCCAGGCCGAGAAGCACGAGCTCTCGCACCTGTACGAAGCGAAGATCAAGAACATGGGCAACGCGGGGCGCAATGGCGGCGAGTACTACACGCCGCGCCCGCTCATTCGCGCCATGGTGCAGGTGGTGAAGCCGGAAATCGGCGAGCGCATCTACGACGGCGCGTGCGGGTCGGCGGGATTCCTATGCGAAGCGTACGACTATCTCAAGAAGACGCATCCCAAGCGCACCACGGCGCAGGACCGGACGCTTCAGGAGCGCACGTTCTACGGCAAGGAAAAGAAGTCGCTCGCCTATGTCATCGCGATCATGAACATGATCCTGCATGGCATCGAAGCGCCGAACATCCTGCACACCAACACGCTGACGGAGAATCTGGCCGACGTGCAGGAGAAGGACCGCTACGACATCGTGCTGGCCAATCCACCGTTTGGAGGGAAGGAGCGGCCAGAGGTGCAGCAGAACTTTCCGATTCGCACTGGGGAGACCGCGTATTTGTTTCTGCAGCACTTCATCAAGCTGATCAAGGCTGGTGGCCGCGGCGCGGTGGTCATCAAGAACACCTTCCTGTCCAACACCGACAACGCGTCGGTGAGCCTGCGAAAGAATTTGTTGGAGAGTTGCAACCTGCACACCATACTTGACTGCCCGAGTGGGACGTTTATCGGCGCCGGTGTCAAGACGGTGGTGCTGTTTTTCGAGAAGGGGACCCCGACGAGAAAGATCTGGTACTACCAGCTTGAGCCCGGCCGCAACATGGGCAAGACGAATCCGCTCAATGATGCGGATCTTGCGGAGTTCGTGGCGTTGCAGGGGGCACGAGGCGACTCGCCGAAGTCGTGGACGGTCGCCGCGAAGGACGTAAACCAGTCGACGTTCGATCTCTCGGTGAAGAACCCCAACGGCGGCGAGGTAGTCGCTCACCGCCGTCCAGTAGACATCATGGATGCAATCGCCGCGTTGGATGCGGAGAGCGCGGACGTGTTGGCGAGTATCAGGGCGTTGCTGTGA
- the pyrR gene encoding bifunctional pyr operon transcriptional regulator/uracil phosphoribosyltransferase PyrR has product MSKKPSTVLDARALDRTLRRMADQILELNAGTEGLILIGIQRRGVQLAERLGRIIEEREGVTVPRGALDITLYRDDLQTVGPRPVVGATHLPWTLDAQNVVIVDDVLYTGRTVRAALDELADFGRPARIALAVLIDRGGRELPIHADIVGRTITVASGERVDVFVAELDGHDDVVIASRDED; this is encoded by the coding sequence ATGTCCAAGAAGCCCTCAACTGTGCTCGACGCGCGTGCGCTTGACCGAACGCTTCGTCGAATGGCCGACCAGATTCTCGAACTCAACGCGGGCACCGAGGGATTGATCCTCATCGGCATCCAGCGTCGGGGCGTGCAACTCGCGGAACGGCTGGGCCGCATCATCGAAGAGCGTGAAGGGGTCACCGTGCCGCGGGGCGCGCTGGATATCACGCTGTACCGCGATGACCTGCAAACGGTCGGGCCACGCCCGGTCGTCGGCGCCACCCATCTGCCGTGGACGCTTGACGCGCAGAACGTGGTGATTGTCGACGACGTGCTGTACACCGGCCGAACCGTGCGCGCGGCCCTCGACGAACTCGCCGACTTCGGACGTCCGGCACGCATCGCGCTGGCAGTCCTGATCGATCGCGGCGGGCGTGAATTGCCGATTCATGCCGACATCGTCGGTCGCACGATCACGGTGGCCAGTGGTGAACGGGTTGATGTGTTCGTGGCCGAGCTGGATGGCCATGACGACGTGGTGATCGCCTCCCGCGATGAGGACTGA
- a CDS encoding ATP-grasp domain-containing protein codes for MSQTVLMLTPGYPGEMPLFTRGLSMQGASVLGVANGPAHELPDMARRHLSGYLQVTDLFTNPASAIETIRRWLAGQEIDRVCCLWEPNIELAAQIREALGVPGQSYEQAQRFRNKDLMKQALLAGGVRVPRAETATTAKDVWAAAEIIGYPLIIKPIAGAGSMDTFRCDDVAALTSALAQLGHIAEVSVEEFVDGEEFTFDTICARGRMKYFHIGYYRPRPLIARTNEWISPQTLSYRHVDDAWVAGGRAMGEKVLEVLGYDTGFTHMEWYRKADGETVFGEIAARPPGARTVDLMNYASDVDLFDGWAEAELKGTFSLEIERKYNCACITKRAHGQGRITRIEGLEALQRRLGSAICTVDLLPIGSPRRDWKSTLLSDGYVTLRHPDWQTTMDMADLVATDLNLYAS; via the coding sequence ATGTCGCAAACCGTTCTCATGCTGACCCCCGGATATCCGGGCGAGATGCCGCTGTTCACCCGCGGCCTCTCGATGCAAGGTGCCTCCGTACTGGGCGTGGCGAATGGCCCGGCGCACGAACTGCCCGACATGGCGAGGCGTCACCTGTCAGGGTACCTCCAGGTCACCGACCTGTTCACGAATCCGGCGTCGGCCATCGAGACGATTCGCCGCTGGCTGGCCGGACAAGAAATCGATCGCGTGTGCTGCCTGTGGGAGCCAAATATTGAACTGGCGGCGCAGATCCGCGAGGCGCTTGGCGTGCCGGGGCAGTCGTACGAACAGGCGCAGCGTTTCCGCAACAAGGACCTCATGAAGCAGGCGTTGCTGGCTGGCGGCGTGCGGGTGCCGCGCGCCGAAACGGCTACCACCGCGAAGGACGTGTGGGCGGCAGCGGAGATCATCGGCTATCCGCTGATCATCAAGCCCATTGCCGGTGCCGGGTCGATGGACACGTTTCGCTGCGATGACGTGGCGGCGCTCACGAGTGCGCTGGCACAGCTGGGACATATCGCGGAAGTCAGTGTGGAGGAATTCGTGGACGGCGAGGAGTTCACGTTCGACACCATCTGCGCGCGCGGTCGCATGAAATACTTCCACATTGGCTATTATCGCCCGCGTCCGCTGATCGCGCGCACCAATGAGTGGATCAGCCCGCAGACGCTGAGCTATCGGCACGTCGACGATGCCTGGGTGGCCGGCGGACGCGCGATGGGTGAGAAAGTGCTGGAGGTGCTGGGATACGACACGGGCTTCACGCACATGGAGTGGTACCGCAAAGCCGACGGCGAAACGGTCTTCGGGGAAATCGCCGCCCGTCCGCCTGGCGCCCGCACCGTGGACCTGATGAACTACGCGTCGGATGTGGACCTGTTTGACGGATGGGCCGAAGCCGAGCTCAAAGGCACGTTCTCGCTGGAAATCGAACGCAAGTACAACTGCGCCTGCATCACCAAGCGGGCACACGGGCAGGGGCGCATCACGCGCATCGAAGGGCTCGAGGCGTTGCAGCGCCGACTGGGCTCGGCCATTTGCACCGTCGACCTGTTGCCGATCGGAAGTCCCCGTCGCGATTGGAAGAGCACCCTGCTGTCTGACGGCTACGTGACCCTCCGACATCCCGATTGGCAGACCACCATGGACATGGCGGACCTCGTCGCGACCGACCTGAACCTGTACGCCAGCTGA
- a CDS encoding ATP-grasp domain-containing protein: MLVVFVAPLFSPAASQMIEAAASLSGVRTVVISQEPLDRLASHIAQRLHGHWRIDNVLDVAQLEFAVQALSRLHGPVDRCFGPLEQLQVPLAIVRERLGVQGLSSNAAGNFRDKARMKDALRAAGVPVARHCLVGTRADADAFVREVGFPIVVKPPAGAGALATHRFDDMAALNTFLTAHPPSSRDPMLAEEFLRGTEHSLETVSINGVPVWHSLTHYQPTPLTVLENAWIQWCVLLPREIDVPAYDDIRAVGARALTALGMGTGVSHCEWFRRPDGSVAISEIAARPPGAHITSMMSRANDVDFIEAWIRLMVYGTFDVPQRKYAVGTVYLRGQGTGRVVDIQGLDVVQREFGSLICDVRLPEHGQSPTGSYEGEGYIIVRHPETRVVEHALRRVAATVRVQLA, encoded by the coding sequence ATGCTTGTCGTTTTCGTAGCCCCGTTGTTCTCGCCGGCCGCCTCACAGATGATCGAGGCGGCCGCGTCGTTGTCTGGCGTCCGCACGGTGGTGATCTCTCAGGAGCCGTTGGACCGGCTGGCCTCGCACATCGCGCAGCGACTGCACGGACACTGGCGCATCGACAACGTGCTGGATGTCGCACAGCTCGAGTTTGCCGTGCAAGCGCTTTCCCGTCTGCACGGGCCGGTTGACCGCTGTTTCGGGCCGCTCGAACAGCTGCAGGTGCCGTTGGCCATCGTGCGCGAGCGACTGGGTGTTCAAGGGCTTTCCAGCAACGCCGCTGGCAATTTTCGCGACAAGGCCCGCATGAAGGACGCCCTGCGCGCGGCGGGGGTTCCGGTGGCCCGGCATTGCCTGGTCGGTACGCGGGCCGACGCCGACGCGTTCGTGCGCGAAGTCGGGTTCCCGATTGTCGTGAAGCCGCCGGCTGGTGCCGGCGCCCTCGCCACGCATCGGTTTGATGACATGGCGGCACTGAACACCTTTCTCACCGCTCATCCGCCGTCGTCGCGGGATCCCATGCTGGCCGAAGAGTTCCTGCGCGGCACCGAGCATTCGCTCGAAACGGTATCCATCAACGGCGTGCCCGTCTGGCACTCGCTCACGCACTATCAGCCAACGCCGCTCACGGTGCTTGAGAATGCGTGGATCCAGTGGTGTGTGCTCTTGCCGCGCGAGATCGATGTCCCGGCCTATGACGACATCCGGGCGGTTGGCGCGCGCGCGCTGACCGCGCTCGGCATGGGTACGGGTGTGTCGCACTGCGAGTGGTTTCGCCGCCCGGATGGCAGTGTCGCCATCAGCGAGATTGCCGCGCGCCCGCCTGGGGCGCATATCACATCGATGATGTCACGCGCCAACGACGTGGATTTCATCGAGGCCTGGATTCGCCTGATGGTGTACGGGACGTTTGATGTGCCGCAGCGGAAGTATGCCGTCGGCACGGTGTATCTCCGGGGGCAGGGCACCGGCCGCGTGGTCGATATCCAGGGGCTCGACGTGGTGCAGCGCGAATTCGGATCGCTCATCTGTGACGTGCGACTGCCCGAACACGGGCAGTCACCCACCGGCAGCTATGAAGGCGAAGGCTACATTATCGTCAGACACCCTGAGACTCGCGTCGTGGAGCACGCGCTGCGTCGCGTGGCCGCCACCGTCCGCGTTCAACTCGCTTAA
- a CDS encoding restriction endonuclease subunit S encodes MSGAWPRKKVSEIAKHSLGKMLDRSKNKGDLKPYLRNQNVRWFDFDLSDVSEMRFLPEELAKYTVSKGDVVVCEGGYPGRAAIWDQDKPIYFQKALHRVRFSEPDRNKWFLYYLLSRDLDGTLKQHFNGAGIQHFTGEALAQFELPVPPLAEQRRIVSILDEAFEGIAAAKVNAEQNLCNVRELYQNHLQSVFTQRGPGWAEKRLGELSRIKYGYTDSASAQIVGPQFLRITDLQPSGVDWDTVPYCSIDKTDLPKYRLADGDIVFARTGATTGKSHLVTNPPEAVFASYLIRVQLRDKAVQPKFVNMFFQTRSYWDAIRAGVSGSAQGGFNATKLGDLVIPFPESPSDQTSLVAKLDELAADIKRLANLYERKLQALDALKRSLLHQAFAGQL; translated from the coding sequence GTGAGCGGCGCTTGGCCACGAAAGAAGGTCAGCGAGATCGCGAAACACTCGCTTGGCAAGATGCTCGATAGGTCGAAGAACAAAGGCGACTTGAAGCCGTATCTTCGCAACCAGAATGTTCGATGGTTTGACTTCGATCTTTCCGACGTCTCAGAGATGCGATTCCTACCCGAGGAACTGGCCAAGTACACGGTTTCAAAGGGTGATGTCGTCGTCTGCGAAGGCGGCTATCCCGGGCGTGCTGCCATCTGGGATCAGGATAAACCCATCTATTTCCAGAAGGCGCTGCACCGTGTGCGCTTTTCCGAACCCGATCGAAACAAGTGGTTTCTCTATTACTTACTGAGCCGTGACCTCGACGGTACGCTGAAGCAGCACTTCAACGGCGCGGGAATTCAGCACTTTACCGGCGAGGCCCTCGCGCAGTTTGAACTGCCCGTTCCTCCGCTCGCCGAACAGAGGCGCATCGTCAGCATCCTCGACGAAGCGTTCGAGGGTATCGCCGCCGCGAAGGTCAACGCCGAGCAGAATCTCTGCAACGTGCGCGAACTCTACCAAAACCACCTCCAATCCGTCTTCACCCAGCGCGGGCCGGGTTGGGCGGAGAAGAGGTTGGGTGAATTGTCTCGAATCAAGTACGGCTATACCGATTCGGCGTCCGCTCAGATCGTTGGGCCGCAATTTTTGCGAATCACGGACCTTCAACCAAGTGGAGTGGATTGGGATACCGTTCCCTACTGCTCGATAGATAAGACTGATCTTCCGAAATACAGACTCGCGGACGGGGATATCGTCTTCGCGCGAACAGGGGCGACCACGGGCAAGAGCCACCTCGTCACCAATCCGCCCGAGGCCGTTTTTGCGTCGTACTTGATTCGAGTGCAACTGCGTGACAAGGCGGTTCAGCCGAAGTTCGTGAACATGTTCTTTCAGACCCGTTCGTATTGGGACGCTATTCGCGCAGGCGTCTCAGGTAGTGCCCAAGGCGGTTTCAACGCAACCAAACTTGGCGACCTTGTGATTCCGTTTCCCGAGTCGCCGTCTGACCAAACCTCGCTAGTTGCCAAGCTCGACGAGCTAGCCGCCGATATCAAACGCCTCGCCAACCTCTATGAGCGGAAGCTACAGGCGCTCGACGCCTTGAAGAGATCGCTGCTACATCAGGCGTTTGCTGGCCAACTCTGA